A region of Zeugodacus cucurbitae isolate PBARC_wt_2022May chromosome 5, idZeuCucr1.2, whole genome shotgun sequence DNA encodes the following proteins:
- the LOC114804383 gene encoding uncharacterized protein LOC114804383 — MASILDLPDDCLIMICKKLERDVQQYCWGNVCKRFEHIYFRYFHNWMEVNDNLAKNYGHLIGTGDFPLRTIKKLNLSKSKCTKYFLNKLRDCHKEIEEAKLFSFTDEYLAELLPLPNLKKLICIGTYNLRGSSLMELNSLTELHIHTNKLFQPESLLQITYYNPLRTLVMPNDPHMFSNRYAFEMFENLKNVEQLVIEFNPCKSWQLVGTLPKLKRLEIWDFVSHECETCLEDHNLYETCAGQHATIFFDELRRRNQLEELVLSDGYVSEQHLLKISELTNLKRLIFCRAALTHSLSLGVFKDLVNLEELHLDGCRLINEEASLELIRCCKKLKVLLLWFVGGVTSYFLTEANDILSRRQPAPLEPLTMGFSKFVEVTKLIKFEKPLPFLRFVRLTRRFVGAEEDYLKREEDYVSQTNVQGDSLKRKFSIMNMEAGQEEFQIMVKSAKTAHGNERR, encoded by the exons ATGGCTTCTATACTGGACCTACCGGACGACTGCTTGATAATGATTTGCAAAAAGTTGGAACGCGATGTTCAACAATACTGCTGGGGCAATGTGTGTAAACGATTTGAACATATCTATTTCCGATATTTTCACAATTGGATGGAAGTAAATGACAATTTAGCGAAAAATTATGGTCATCTCATTGGGACCGGCGACTTTCCGCTGCGAACTATAAAGAAACTTAATTTGTCGAAGTCAAAATGTACGAAATACTTTCTGAATAAATTACGCGATTGCCATAAGGAGATTGAAGAGGCGAAACTCTTTTCCTTCACCGATGAGTATTTGGCGGAATTGTTGCCATTACCAAATCTGAAGAAACTGATCTGCATCGGCACTTATAATTTGAGAG GTAGCAGCTTAATGGAACTCAACAGTCTCACGGAGCTGCACATACACACTAATAAATTGTTTCAGCCGGAAAGCTTGCTGCAAATAACATATTACAATCCATTGAGGACGCTTGTAATGCCCAACGACCCACACATGTTTTCGAATAGATACGCCTTTGAAATGTTCGAAAACCTTAAAAACGTCGAACAGCTCGTGATAGAATTTAACCCTTGTAAATCGTGGCAACTGGTCGGCACTTTACCGAAATTGAAAAGGCTCGAGATTTGGGATTTCGTCAGTCATGAGTGTGAGACCTGTTTGGAGGACCACAATTTGTACGAGACATGCGCAGGGCAACATGCCACTATCTTTTTTGATGAATTACGTCGGAGGAATCAGTTGGAAGAATTGGTACTTTCTGACGGTTACGTGTCTGAGCAACATCTCTTGAAAATTTCGGAGCTGACAAACTTGAagcgtttaatattttgtcgGGCTGCTTTAACGCATTCCCTATCACTGGGTGTCTTTAAAGATTTGGTGAATTTGGAAGAGCTACACCTTGACGGCTGCAGACTAATAAATGAGGAGGCTTCACTAGAGCTAATAAGATGTTGTAAGAAGCTCAAAGTTCTGCTTCTTTGGTTTGTTGGTGGCGTAACTTCGTACTTTCTTACGGAGGCAAATGATATCTTAAGTCGCAGGCAACCGGCACCACTTGAGCCTTTGACAATGGGTTTCTCTAAGTTTGTTGAAGTTACAAAG CTAATCAAGTTTGAAAAGCCGCTTCCATTTCTACGATTTGTAAGACTTACGAGGAGGTTTGTTGGCGCAGAAGAAGACTATTTGAAAAGAGAGGAGGACTATGTGAGTCAAACGAATGTGCAGGGTGATTCgctgaaaagaaaattttccaT CATGAATATGGAAGCCGGTCAAGAGGAGTTTCAAATTATGGTTAAAAGTGCTAAGACTGCACACGGCAATGAGCGGAGATAA
- the LOC105215604 gene encoding uncharacterized protein LOC105215604 — translation MASILDLPDECLIMIYKKLNRNDQKNIWSNVCKRFKHICFQYFPNSTELNDNLATKYGHLIGTDDFPLRTIKRLNLSKFECTKYFLNKLRDCHKEIEEAKLYYFTDEYLAELIPLPNLKKLNCVAFYNFRGRGLIELDSLTELHIHSSSFFDPKYLLQLTYFNPLRLLVMPKYPDMFSNRYAFEMIENLKNVEQLGTKFHHCKSWQLVGTLPKLQKLEIWRFNSDQCETCLNDQNLYKRCEMQHCKFFFDELLRRNQLEELAISEGYVSMQHILKIAELTNLKRLIFCKTRIVNFSLVLKDLVNLEELHLHECDDIYAEDSLELIRCCKKLKVLFLGSVYGVTAYFLTEANDILSRRQPAPIEPLQMGFSLNIEKYELILSLIPLPFLQFVTSNFGYGTSGDVDLMNRYEGKNTFWSSSLEYKPY, via the exons ATGGCTTCCATACTGGATCTACCGGATGAGTGTTTGataatgatttataaaaagttgAATCGCAATGACCAGAAGAACATCTGGAGCAATGTTTGTAAACGATTTAAACACATCTGTTTCCAATATTTCCCCAATAGCACTGAACTAAACGACAATTTGGCGACAAAGTATGGTCATCTCATAGGCACCGACGACTTTCCGCTGCGTACCATAAAGAGACTTAATTTGTCGAAGTTTGAATGTACGAAATACtttctaaataaattacgagattGTCATAAGGAGATTGAAGAGGCGAAACTATATTATTTCACCGATGAGTATTTGGCGGAACTTATTCCATTACCAAATCTGAAGAAACTGAATTGCGTCGCCTTTTATAATTTCAGAG GTAGAGGCTTAATAGAACTCGACAGTCTCACGGAGCTGCACATACACAGTAGCTCCTTTTTTGATCCGAAATACTTGCTGCAATTAACATATTTCAATCCACTGAGGCTACTTGTAATGCCCAAATATCCAGACATGTTTTCGAATAGATACGCCTTTGAAATGATTGAAAACCTGAAAAATGTCGAGCAACTCGGTACAAAATTCCACCATTGTAAATCGTGGCAACTGGTTGGCACTCTTCCGAAATTGCAAAAGCTCGAGATCTGGCGTTTCAATAGTGATCAGTGCGAGACGTGCTTGAATGaccaaaatttatacaaaagatGCGAAATGCAACATTGCAAATTCTTCTTTGACGAATTACTTCGGAGGAATCAGTTAGAAGAATTGGCAATTTCTGAAGGTTACGTGTCTATGCAACATATCTTGAAAATTGCGGAGCTGACAAACTTGAAGCgtttaatattttgcaaaactCGTATTGTCAATTTTTCGTTGGTGCTTAAAGATTTGGTGAATTTGGAAGAGCTACACCTTCACGAGTGCGATGACATATATGCGGAGGATTCACTAGAACTAATAAGATGTTGTAAGAAACTGAAAGTTCTGTTTCTTGGGAGTGTTTATGGCGTAACTGCGTACTTTCTTACGGAGGCAAATGATATCTTAAGTCGCAGGCAACCGGCACCAATTGAGCCTTTGCAAATGGGATTTTCCCTTAACATTGAAAAGTATGAG CTAATCCTGTCTTTAATACCGCTTCCATTTCTACAATTTGTAACGAGCAACTTTGGCTATGGAACATCAGGTGACGTCGATTTGATGAATCGCTATGAGGgtaaaaatacattttggtCCTCCTCGCTGGAATACAAACCTTACTAG